From the Euphorbia lathyris chromosome 6, ddEupLath1.1, whole genome shotgun sequence genome, one window contains:
- the LOC136233507 gene encoding small ribosomal subunit protein mS86 (rPPR1)-like, which translates to MAFVLRHRIQSLVRSNRHFSSIVSPNSTSPLYTRDKARAVLSLVKAEDNPEKIIEICQSASLSPEFHMDRMVLSAAISKLSQSNNFTYIQQFIDELQSSRPDLRSSERFASHSIILYGQAGMIDDAIRSFEEYHSNVVSNSFTGSVKALNALIFAFILAKKFKELNRVFIEFPKTYNIEPNLQTYNTVTKALSESGSSSSCYSVLAEMDRKGVKPNATTFGNIICGFYMEEKYDDVGKILEIMKKYGIGQGLETYNIRILSLCKIKRSAEAKALLDDMLSRNVKTNSDTFSHLILGFCIEENVEEAKKMFNVMVARGFQLDAHCCFTLVHYLCKTGDFETAFRVCNMCLVKGWVPNCATMKSLVNGLARVGKVQEAKMLVREMKKRFTKNVSQWEEVEAGLPQ; encoded by the coding sequence ATGGCTTTTGTTCTTCGTCACCGTATTCAATCTCTAGTTAGAAGCAATCGTCATTTCTCCTCAATCGTCTCTCCGAACTCCACTTCTCCACTCTACACCAGGGATAAAGCAAGAGCTGTGCTTTCTCTTGTTAAAGCCGAGGATAACCCGGAAAAGATCATTGAAATCTGCCAATCAGCCTCTCTTAGTCCGGAATTCCACATGGATCGCATGGTCCTCTCCGCAGCCATCTCCAAACTCTCTCAATCAAACAATTTCACCTACATTCAGCAATTCATCGACGAACTCCAATCGTCTCGCCCTGATCTCCGCTCCTCCGAACGATTTGCTTCCCACTCCATCATTCTCTACGGTCAGGCTGGTATGATCGACGATGCTATTCGTAGTTTCGAAGAGTATCATTCTAATGTAGTTAGTAATTCTTTTACTGGATCAGTTAAGGCCTTGAATGCTTTGATTTTTGCTTTCATTTTAGCTAAGAAATTTAAGGAGCTGAATAGGGTTTTTATTGAATTTCCTAAAACTTACAATATCGAGCCAAATTTGCAGACATATAATACTGTTACTAAAGCACTCTCTGAATCTGGAAGTTCTAGTTCATGTTATTCTGTTTTGGCAGAGATGGATAGGAAAGGCGTGAAGCCAAATGCTACTACTTTTGGGAATATAATTTGTGGGTTTTACATGGAGGAGAAGTATGACGATGTTGGTAAAATTTTGGAAATTATGAAGAAATATGGGATTGGCCAGGGGTTAGAAACTTATAATATTAGGATTTTGAGTTTGTGTAAGATAAAAAGGTCTGCAGAGGCTAAAGCTTTGCTTGATGATATGTTATCTAGGAATGTGAAGACAAATTCTGATACTTTTTCTCATTTAATTCTCGGTTTCTGTATAGAAGAAAATGTAGAGGAAGCTAAGAAGATGTTTAATGTCATGGTTGCTAGGGGATTCCAATTAGATGCTCATTGTTGTTTTACTTTGGTGCACTATTTATGTAAAACCGGGGATTTTGAGACTGCATTCCGAGTCTGTAATATGTGTTTGGTGAAGGGATGGGTTCCAAATTGCGCAACTATGAAATCTCTGGTTAATGGCCTTGCTCGTGTTGGAAAAGTGCAAGAGGCGAAAATGCTTGTGCGTGAAATGAAGAAGAGATTTACGAAGAACGTTAGCCAGTGGGAAGAAGTTGAGGCTGGTTTGCCACAGTAG
- the LOC136233789 gene encoding LOW QUALITY PROTEIN: uncharacterized protein (The sequence of the model RefSeq protein was modified relative to this genomic sequence to represent the inferred CDS: substituted 2 bases at 2 genomic stop codons), with amino-acid sequence MSAPSSDLLYVLPLNYRSDPPEKKLNFTLLLSHHTYQPRGSEXEGTSRQKFLFIAVSRSRGCSQKMFLQSDLAGVXPQFMVENETENERTFVRFFSTKHGIFRITVGWRLPKETPIRSIPQLGSISLNPIIRRGSL; translated from the exons ATGTCCGCTCCTTCTTCGGACCTTTTGTATGTATTGCCCCTTAACTATAGATCAGATCCACCGGAAAAGAAACTCAATTTCACACTACTATTGAGTCATCATACTTATCAACCA AGGGGATCAGAGTAAGAGGGAACATCTAGACAAAAGTTCTTATTCATTGCAGTAAGTAGATCGAGAGGATGTTCTCAAAAAATGTTTCTCCAATCTGACCTAGCTGGCGTGTGACCCCAGTTCATGGTAGAGAACGAGACAGAAAACGAGCGTACCTTTGTTCGCTTCTTCTCCACCAAGCACGGAATTTTTAGGATAACTGTGGGTTGGAGGCTACCTAAGGAAACTCCGATTCGATCCATCCCCCAACTGGGAAGCATTTCCCTCAACCCTATCATAAGGAGAGGTTCACTATGA